From Acidobacteriota bacterium, a single genomic window includes:
- the sufU gene encoding Fe-S cluster assembly sulfur transfer protein SufU, whose amino-acid sequence MSDLRELYQEVILDHNRRPRNFGSLEDATAQAHGHNPLCGDEVDVSLRVADGVVEKVAFEGIGCAISTASASLMTEAIQGRALAEVQALFTDFHQLMIGDAPADPDALGKLVALEGVREFPMRVKCATLAWHTLQSALASTKEPVP is encoded by the coding sequence ATGAGCGACCTGCGCGAGCTTTACCAAGAGGTCATCCTCGACCACAACCGACGTCCCCGGAACTTCGGTTCGCTGGAGGACGCCACCGCCCAGGCCCACGGCCACAACCCACTGTGCGGTGACGAGGTGGACGTCTCTCTGCGAGTCGCCGACGGCGTCGTCGAGAAGGTCGCCTTCGAAGGCATTGGCTGCGCCATCTCGACCGCCTCCGCCTCGCTGATGACGGAAGCCATCCAGGGCCGAGCCCTCGCCGAGGTGCAGGCCCTGTTCACGGATTTTCACCAGCTCATGATCGGCGACGCCCCGGCCGACCCCGATGCCCTCGGCAAGCTCGTCGCCCTCGAGGGAGTGCGGGAGTTCCCCATGCGAGTCAAATGCGCCACCCTCGCCTGGCACACCCTGCAATCGGCCCTCGCCTCGACCAAGGAACCCGTGCCATGA
- a CDS encoding SUF system Fe-S cluster assembly protein, whose amino-acid sequence MTEEQKPQASETEPAAEAASEGLEEQVVAAVKTIFDPEIPVNIYELGLIYDIAIGDGNKVDVKMTLTSPACPVAGSLPGEVRDKILSIEDVADAEVEVVWDPVWNPSMMSEAARLQLGMF is encoded by the coding sequence ATGACCGAAGAGCAAAAGCCCCAAGCGTCCGAGACCGAGCCGGCTGCCGAAGCCGCCAGCGAAGGCCTCGAAGAACAAGTCGTCGCCGCCGTCAAGACCATCTTCGACCCCGAGATTCCGGTCAACATCTACGAGCTCGGACTGATCTACGACATCGCCATCGGCGATGGCAACAAGGTCGACGTCAAGATGACCCTCACCTCTCCGGCTTGTCCCGTTGCCGGCAGCCTGCCCGGCGAGGTGCGCGACAAGATCCTCTCGATCGAGGACGTCGCCGACGCCGAGGTCGAAGTGGTCTGGGATCCGGTGTGGAATCCCAGCATGATGTCCGAAGCCGCCCGCCTGCAGCTCGGCATGTTCTAG
- a CDS encoding trypsin-like serine protease, whose protein sequence is MKALFPRVALALFVSSLAAPDVVSAIIIRHDREDARYLELAKTYSQVVRMQAPGEIPDGVGTLVAPQWVVTAAHIATLLEPGHIVKVAGRDFEIAAIFIHPSWNDGPHDIALVRLESEVPESHPALLYRKRDEIGQLITVVGDGDKGDGRTGPVGNDGRMRAATNRIDEASDFWLKFVFRDGPRATDLEGISGPGDSGGPAFVEHRGDLYVVGVGSGQSTRATQGREGLYGVTEYYTRVSSYLKWLDDTMRSPGAQGAAPPVQETP, encoded by the coding sequence ATGAAAGCACTGTTTCCGCGGGTTGCCTTGGCTCTTTTCGTCTCGAGCCTCGCGGCTCCAGATGTCGTCTCGGCCATCATCATTCGCCACGATCGAGAGGACGCGCGGTATCTCGAGCTCGCCAAAACTTACTCTCAGGTCGTTCGCATGCAGGCCCCGGGAGAGATTCCAGATGGCGTGGGCACTCTCGTCGCCCCCCAATGGGTCGTCACCGCAGCCCACATCGCCACCCTCCTCGAGCCCGGGCACATCGTCAAGGTGGCAGGTCGCGATTTCGAGATCGCGGCCATCTTCATCCATCCGTCCTGGAACGACGGACCCCACGACATCGCCCTGGTTCGGCTCGAATCCGAGGTTCCCGAAAGCCACCCGGCACTTCTCTACAGAAAGCGCGACGAGATAGGTCAGCTCATCACGGTCGTGGGCGATGGCGACAAGGGCGACGGACGGACGGGACCAGTGGGCAACGACGGTCGAATGCGAGCCGCCACCAATCGCATCGACGAGGCCAGCGATTTCTGGCTCAAGTTCGTCTTCCGAGACGGCCCCAGGGCGACAGATCTCGAGGGAATCAGCGGACCTGGAGATAGCGGTGGACCAGCCTTTGTCGAGCATCGGGGTGACCTCTATGTCGTCGGAGTCGGTTCGGGTCAGAGTACTCGCGCCACCCAAGGGCGAGAAGGTCTCTACGGAGTCACCGAGTACTACACGCGGGTCTCCTCGTACCTCAAGTGGCTAGACGACACGATGAGGTCTCCAGGCGCCCAAGGGGCAGCTCCTCCAGTCCAGGAGACTCCGTAA
- a CDS encoding aromatic ring-hydroxylating dioxygenase subunit alpha, translating to MHFEIHPDIRQASTLPGSFYSDHTVHEQLKERLFPRCWHFLGDSDRLRAPGQTQPVTLAEGLLDEPLVLTRDRQDQLHCLSNVCTHRANLVVESEGVARQLRCRYHGRRFQLDGRFLSMPEFQDAVDFPGDCDHLPKLPLESWGKFLFTSLDPGHSFQELIAPVEERVGWLPLAEMKFDAGRSRDYLVQANWALYCDNYLEGFHIPYVHPGLAGVLDYGSYTSELFPWCNLQLGVAADGEDAFDLPSGSPDAGQRIAAYYFWLFPNTMLNVYPWGISVNVVRPLGPHRTRVSFLSYVHDPDRLTHGAGAALDRVEREDEVIVESVQRGTRSRLYQRGRYSPQREQGVHHFHRLLAEGLE from the coding sequence ATGCACTTCGAGATCCATCCGGACATTCGGCAGGCCTCGACCCTGCCCGGCTCCTTCTACTCGGACCACACCGTCCACGAGCAGCTCAAGGAGCGGCTCTTCCCGCGCTGTTGGCATTTCCTCGGCGACTCGGATCGCCTGCGGGCGCCGGGACAGACCCAGCCGGTCACCCTCGCCGAAGGCCTCCTCGACGAGCCCCTGGTCCTGACCCGCGACCGCCAGGACCAGCTTCACTGCCTGTCGAACGTCTGCACCCACCGCGCCAACCTGGTGGTGGAAAGCGAAGGCGTCGCCCGCCAACTGCGCTGCCGCTACCACGGCCGCCGCTTCCAGCTCGACGGCCGCTTCCTCTCCATGCCCGAGTTCCAGGACGCCGTCGACTTCCCCGGCGATTGCGACCACCTTCCGAAGCTGCCCCTCGAAAGCTGGGGGAAGTTCCTCTTCACCTCGCTCGATCCGGGCCATTCATTCCAAGAGCTGATCGCCCCGGTCGAAGAGCGCGTCGGCTGGCTTCCCCTCGCCGAGATGAAGTTCGACGCCGGCCGCTCGCGCGACTACCTGGTGCAGGCCAACTGGGCCCTCTACTGCGACAACTACCTCGAGGGCTTCCACATCCCCTACGTCCACCCCGGCCTCGCCGGTGTCCTCGACTACGGCAGCTACACCTCCGAGCTCTTTCCTTGGTGCAACCTCCAACTCGGCGTCGCCGCCGACGGTGAAGACGCCTTCGACCTGCCTTCGGGCTCGCCGGATGCCGGTCAGCGCATCGCCGCTTACTACTTCTGGCTCTTCCCCAACACCATGCTCAACGTCTATCCCTGGGGGATTTCCGTCAACGTCGTCCGGCCCCTCGGGCCCCATCGCACCCGAGTCAGCTTCCTCAGCTACGTCCACGACCCCGACCGCCTCACCCACGGAGCCGGCGCCGCCCTCGACCGCGTCGAGCGCGAAGACGAAGTCATCGTCGAAAGCGTCCAGCGCGGCACCCGCTCCCGCCTCTACCAGCGCGGCCGCTACTCACCCCAACGGGAGCAAGGCGTCCACCACTTCCATCGGCTGCTGGCGGAGGGGTTGGAGTAG